Proteins co-encoded in one Gossypium arboreum isolate Shixiya-1 chromosome 11, ASM2569848v2, whole genome shotgun sequence genomic window:
- the LOC108474182 gene encoding serine/threonine-protein kinase D6PKL1: MGSYTGTCEIVEAGRELKPVQRSVRPSRLHSGSGLSDKDQKPPVLKLGYKDSLEGDINRLFEAINLKGPKGLSVSYQGDASSSSLKKNALKKPIAMGMPHSPRIGGSERLSLKHALRDLCISRASEMAAMKRLSMSTSSPRFSEAGRIKSLFDSVVVESSGGSGHRKDEGNRGVVEISLVPEESKLKSLSQSTNSSPRFVRATAEISTEASTSSRTDVSASRKVGTKAPKAELHWKEEHSSAGNNTVEPEKTVPASTKLPKRSSTPKSGRKVRLQVVATSSSMNGNKVNRMTRNAPRVAKAVVRNKSLVKKKIKPESTSATSNGVNSSLGSTTSQLVCQRCQCSMKNSSNESNQDSMKANASGISAEVNSNPVKLAKNNANKTQPPILRAKQKSPKSRDKGDFSQSPSSLGDSTSTSISDYSNLSRSSCGNRPHMSKDVKWEAIRHVKIQDGILGLRHFNLLKKLGCGDIGTVYLAELIGTNCFFALKIMDNEYLVRRKKMPRAQTEREILRMLDHPFLPTLYTQFNSDNLSCLVMEYCPGGDLHVLRQRQPGRCFSEPAARFYVAEVLLALEYLHMLGVIYRDLKPENILVREDGHIMLTDFDLSLRCSVNPTLLKSSSNLDPARISGSCGASGCAEPFCIEPSCQIRCFSPRLSPAPTKTKTVRPSHASRVRSLPQLVAEPTDARSNSFVGTHEYLAPEIIKGEGHGAAVDWWTYGVFLYELLHGKTPFKGAGNDETLANVVLQSLTFPDSPIVSVQARELIRGLLVKEPENRLGTEKGAAEIKQHPFFEGLNWALIRCAVPPELPELYEFGFPAVMSPKTKSNYLECKAAGKQLEFELF; this comes from the exons ATGGGTTCATATACTGGTACTTGTGAAATCGTTGAGGCAGGCAGAGAGTTGAAACCGGTACAACGATCTGTCCGGCCATCTCGATTGCATTCTGGATCAGGTTTAAGTGACAAAGATCAGAAGCCACCTGTGTTGAAACTAGGATACAAGGATTCTCTTGAAGGTGATATTAATCGGCTTTTCGAGGCTATCAATCTTAAAGGTCCGAAAGGTTTAAGTGTTTCGTATCAAGGAGATGCAAGCTCGAGCTCTTTAAAGAAAAATGCTTTGAAGAAACCAATTGCAATGGGGATGCCCCATTCCCCAAGAATAGGTGGCTCGGAGCGGTTGTCATTGAAACATGCATTAAGGGATCTTTGTATTTCCAGGGCATCGGAAATGGCTGCTATGAAAAGATTATCGATGTCAACTAGTTCTCCGAGGTTCTCCGAAGCTGGAAGGATAAAAAGTTTGTTCGATTCGGTTGTAGTTGAATCTAGCGGTGGATCTGGTCATCGGAAAGATGAAGGTAACCGAGGTGTGGTTGAAATATCGTTGGTGCCTGAAGAAAGCAAATTGAAGTCATTGAGCCAAAGTACTAATTCTTCACCTCGGTTTGTTCGTGCCACGGCAGAAATTAGCACCGAAGCTTCTACATCGAGTCGAACTGATGTTTCTGCATCGAGAAAAGTTGGAACTAAAGCACCAAAGGCAGAGCTTCATTGGAAAGAGGAGCATAGTTCTGCTGGTAATAATACAGTAGAACCGGAAAAGACTGTGCCGGCTTCAACAAAGTTACCAAAACGATCATCAACACCAAAGTCGGGACGAAAAGTCCGGCTGCAAGTTGTTGCTACTTCTAGCTCAATGAATGGCAACAAGGTAAACAGGATGACGAGAAATGCACCACGGGTAGCCAAAGCGGTTGTCCGGAACAAGAGTTTGGTCAAGAAGAAAATAAAGCCGGAATCCACTTCCGCCACTAGCAACGGAGTTAACAGCAGCTTGGGTTCCACTACAAGTCAATTAGTTTGTCAGAGATGTCAATGCTCTATGAAGAATTCAAGTAACGAGTCTAATCAAGATTCCATGAAGGCAAATGCATCCGGGATTAGTGCTGAAGTTAACTCAAATCCTGTGAAATTGGCCAAAAACAATGCTAACAAAACCCAACCTCCCATTCTGAGGGCTAAACAAAAGAGCCCAAAATCGAGAGATAAGGGAGACTTTTCCCAAAGTCCGAGTAGCCTTGGTGATAGTACTAGCACGAGCATTAGTGATTACAGCAATTTGAGTCGGTCTAGCTGTGGGAATAGACCTCACATGTCCAAGGACGTTAAATGGGAAGCCATCCGACATGTTAAGATACAGGATGGAATCTTGGGGTTGAGACATTTCAATCTTTTAAAGAAGCTCGGTTGTGGGGACATCGGGACAGTATATCTTGCTGAACTTATTGGTACAAACTGCTTCTTTGCGTTAAAGATCATGGACAACGAATATTTGGTAAGAAGGAAGAAAATGCCGAGGGCTCAAACTGAGAGAGAAATATTAAGAATGCTCGATCATCCTTTTCTACCAACGTTATATACACAATTCAATTCCGATAACTTATCTTGTTTGGTTATGGAGTATTGTCCGGGTGGAGACCTTCATGTCCTTCGTCAAAGGCAGCCTGGGAGATGTTTTTCCGAGCCCGCAGCTAG GTTTTACGTAGCTGAGGTCCTTCTTGCCTTGGAGTACTTGCACATGCTTGGAGTTATTTACCGCGATTTGAAACCCGAAAACATTCTTGTTCGAGAAGATGGCCATATTATGCTCACGGATTTTGACCTCTCACTTAGATGCTCGGTTAATCCAACTCTTCTGAAATCCTCATCGAATTTGGATCCTGCAAGGATATCTGGTTCGTGTGGAGCATCGGGTTGCGCCGAACCCTTTTGCATTGAACCATCATGTCAAATCCGTTGCTTCAGTCCTAGGTTATCACCTGCTCCTACAAAAACAAAGACGGTAAGACCAAGCCATGCTTCCCGAGTTAGATCATTGCCACAACTCGTGGCTGAGCCTACTGATGCAAGATCCAATTCCTTCGTTGGAACACACGAGTACTTGGCTCCTGAGATCATTAAAGGAGAAGGTCATGGAGCCGCCGTTGATTGGTGGACTTATGGTGTCTTTCTTTACGAGCTTCTCCATGGTAAGACACCGTTTAAAGGTGCAGGGAACGATGAAACGCTAGCTAATGTCGTGTTACAAAGCCTTACATTCCCGGACAGTCCTATTGTTAGTGTCCAAGCAAGGGAACTCATTCGAGGTTTGTTGGTAAAGGAGCCTGAGAATCGTTTGGGAACGGAAAAAGGAGCTGCTGAGATCAAGCAACATCCGTTTTTCGAAGGTTTGAATTGGGCTTTGATACGATGTGCTGTCCCACCGGAACTACCTGAGTTGTATGAATTCGGGTTTCCGGCCGTGATGTCCCCTAAAACAAAGAGCAATTATTTGGAATGTAAAGCTGCTGGAAAGCAActtgaatttgaattattttaa